The Pseudomonas sp. FP2309 genome has a window encoding:
- a CDS encoding ABC transporter ATP-binding protein — MNAPLQGHAASNLYTAEPLLAVDNVSLEYRTPERVVRATHHVSFEIDPADRYVLLGPSGCGKSTLLKSIAGFIKPCEGEIRLLGHKVEQPGPDRIVVFQEFDQLPPWKTVKQNVMFPLLASNTLKRREAEERALHYLDKVGLSAFADAYPHTLSGGMKARVAIARALAMQPKILLMDEPFAALDALTRRKMQEELLLLWEEVRFTLLFVTHSIEEALVVGNRILLLSPHPGRVRAEIHSHQYDLHSLGGMDFQASARRIHRLLFDEASAAEPELGFADIRIAY; from the coding sequence ATGAACGCACCCTTGCAAGGCCACGCGGCCAGCAACCTGTACACCGCCGAGCCCTTGCTGGCGGTGGATAACGTCAGCCTCGAATACCGTACGCCCGAGCGCGTGGTGCGTGCCACGCACCACGTCAGCTTCGAGATTGACCCGGCCGACCGCTACGTCTTGCTCGGCCCGTCGGGCTGTGGCAAATCAACGTTGCTCAAGTCCATCGCCGGGTTTATCAAACCCTGCGAAGGCGAGATCCGATTGCTGGGGCACAAGGTCGAGCAGCCGGGCCCGGACCGCATCGTGGTGTTCCAGGAGTTCGACCAGTTGCCGCCGTGGAAAACGGTCAAGCAGAACGTGATGTTTCCCTTGCTGGCATCCAACACGCTCAAGCGTCGCGAAGCCGAAGAACGTGCGTTGCATTATCTGGACAAAGTTGGCCTGAGCGCCTTCGCCGATGCCTACCCCCATACCCTGTCCGGCGGCATGAAGGCCCGCGTCGCGATCGCCCGTGCCCTGGCCATGCAGCCGAAAATCCTATTGATGGACGAGCCCTTCGCCGCGCTCGACGCCCTCACGCGCCGCAAGATGCAGGAAGAGTTGCTGCTGCTCTGGGAGGAAGTGCGCTTCACCCTGTTGTTCGTCACCCACTCCATTGAGGAGGCGCTGGTGGTGGGCAATCGCATCCTGTTGCTGTCGCCACATCCAGGGCGGGTGCGCGCGGAAATCCACAGTCATCAATACGACTTGCACAGCCTTGGCGGTATGGACTTCCAAGCGTCGGCGCGACGGATTCATCGCCTGCTGTTCGATGAGGCCAGCGCCGCCGAACCCGAGTTGGGTTTTGCTGACATCCGCATCGCTTACTAA
- a CDS encoding ABC transporter permease — MRQEYEITLEPLLSVPVERELPLRQRLWQQGWLRKGLILIVLAILWEAVARYQNNDLLLPSFLQTFHALYDGLLSGELLGKVSISLVVLVKGYLIGIVLAFALTTLAVSTQLGRDLLSTLTSMFNPLPAIALLPLALLWFGLGQNSLIFVLVHSVLWALALNTYSGFLGVSETLRMAGRNYGLKGMRFVLFILIPAALPSILAGLKIGWAFAWRTLIAAELVFGATSGKGGLGWYIFQNRNELYTDKVFAGLAVVILIGLLVENLVFDTFERLTVKRWGMQR, encoded by the coding sequence ATGCGCCAGGAATACGAAATCACCCTCGAACCGCTGCTCAGCGTGCCCGTGGAGCGCGAACTGCCGCTGCGCCAGCGCTTATGGCAGCAAGGCTGGCTGCGCAAGGGCCTGATCCTGATCGTACTGGCGATCCTCTGGGAAGCCGTGGCGCGCTACCAGAATAACGACCTGTTGCTGCCGAGCTTTTTGCAGACCTTTCACGCGCTGTACGACGGCCTGCTCAGCGGCGAACTGTTGGGCAAGGTCAGCATCTCGCTGGTGGTGCTGGTCAAGGGTTACCTGATCGGCATTGTGCTGGCGTTTGCCCTGACCACTTTGGCGGTGTCGACCCAATTGGGCCGCGACCTGCTGAGCACCCTGACGTCTATGTTCAACCCGCTGCCGGCCATCGCCTTATTGCCGCTGGCGCTGCTGTGGTTCGGGCTGGGCCAGAACAGCCTGATTTTCGTGTTGGTGCATTCGGTGCTGTGGGCGCTGGCGCTCAATACCTATTCGGGGTTTCTAGGCGTGTCCGAAACCCTGCGCATGGCCGGTCGCAACTATGGGCTCAAGGGCATGCGCTTTGTGCTGTTCATCCTGATCCCGGCGGCCCTGCCGTCTATCCTCGCGGGCCTCAAAATCGGCTGGGCGTTTGCCTGGCGCACATTGATCGCCGCCGAACTGGTGTTCGGCGCCACCAGCGGCAAGGGCGGACTGGGCTGGTACATTTTCCAGAACCGTAACGAGCTGTACACCGACAAAGTATTCGCCGGGCTGGCCGTGGTGATCCTGATCGGCCTGCTGGTCGAAAACCTGGTGTTTGACACCTTCGAGCGGCTCACCGTGAAGCGGTGGGGCATGCAGCGCTGA